In one window of Scyliorhinus canicula chromosome 17, sScyCan1.1, whole genome shotgun sequence DNA:
- the LOC119951326 gene encoding zinc finger protein 239-like, whose protein sequence is MARPWICEDCGKGYRSPSELQIHRRIHTGERPFTCSECGKGFTQSINLLTHQRIHTGERPFTCFECGKGFTQSCGLLRHQRVHTGERPFTCSMCGKGFTQSSSLQRHQRVHTGERPFTCSECGKGFSTSSQLLRHQQGNTGERPFTCIACGKGFTTSSHLLRHRQVHTGERPFTCSVCRKGFTRSTHLLRHQRVHN, encoded by the coding sequence ATGGCGAGACCGTGGATATGTGAGGACTGCGGGAAGGGATATCGATCCCCATCAGAACTGCAAATTCATCGGcgcattcacaccggggagaggccattcacctgctctgagtgtgggaagggattcactcagtcaatcAACCTGCTCacccaccagcgcattcacactggcgagaggccattcacctgcttcgagtgtgggaagggattcactcagtcgtgcggcctgctgagacaccagcgagttcacactggggagagaccgttcacctgctccatgtgcgggaagggattcactcagtcatccagcctgcagagacaccagcgggttcacaccggggagagaccgttcacctgctctgagtgtgggaaaggattctccACTTCCTCGCAGCTGctcaggcaccagcaaggcaacaccggggagagaccattcacctgcattgcgtgtgggaaaggattcaccacATCGTCTCACCTACTGAGGCACCGgcaggttcacactggggagaggccgttcacctgctctgtctgcAGAAAGGGTTTCACTCGGTCAACCCACCTACTGAGACACCAGCGTGTCCACAATTGA